Proteins from a genomic interval of Papaver somniferum cultivar HN1 chromosome 4, ASM357369v1, whole genome shotgun sequence:
- the LOC113273288 gene encoding uncharacterized protein LOC113273288, with protein sequence MWIAGKDGKFSTTDVVEKIRDREVALSWTKFFWKSLIHPSIVYNVWKLMQGVYVDDKIMRSRGYDMVSVCCICFAGQDSMHHTLWECQFSIEVWKWLNTVFGFGIPCSFEDVCNASKVKSPLVKQLCMIVACAIMKDLWFQRNAKLFDEKKPNFMCFKSKI encoded by the coding sequence ATGTGGATTGCAGGTAAAGATGGAAAGTTTTCAACAACAGATGTTGTTGAGAAAATAAGAGACAGAGAAGTTGCATTGTCTTGGactaaatttttttggaaatcTCTCATTCATCCTAGTATTGTTTACAATGTCTGGAAGTTGATGCAAGGagtgtatgtggatgataaaaTAATGAGGAGTAGGGGTTATGATATGGTATCAGTATGTTGCATTTGCTTTGCAGGACAGGACAGTATGCATCATACTTTATGGGAATGTCAATTCAGCATTGAGGTGTGgaagtggcttaatacagtgtttggaTTTGGTATCCCTTGTTCTTTTGAGGATGTTTGTAATGCTTCCAAAGTTAAAAGCCCTTTAGTAAAGCAGTTATGTATGATAGTAGCTTGTGCCATCATGAAGGATTTATGGTTCCAGAGGAATGCAAAACTATTTGATGAGAAGAAACCTAATTTCATGTGCTTCAAGAGTAAAATTTAG
- the LOC113273289 gene encoding uncharacterized protein LOC113273289 translates to MDPESAPGPDGFSGIFYRSCWDIIKTDLVDAIQFSWRRKFIPKGMNSSFLVLLPKNQGAKAANQFRPTGLSNVVFKIFTKLITSRMCGLMKKLISSQQAAYVHGRSIHEQVMLASELVNEMKFKRRGGNVGIKLDISQAYDTVSWEFLIKVIRKYGFSSAWCEWLITLFRSARISVMVNGGPCGFFQVERGLRQGDPYLQFCLC, encoded by the coding sequence ATGGATCCAGAAAGTGCtcctggaccagatggttttTCAGGCATATTTTACAGAAGCTGTTGGGATATAATCAAAACTGACTTAGTTGATGCTATTCAATTCTCTTGGAGGAGGAAATTTATACCCAAAGGAATGAATTCAAGTTTCTTAGTCTTATTGCCTAAAAATCAAGGTGCAAAAGCTGCAAATCAGTTTAGGCCAACTGGCTTAAGTAATGTGGTTTTTAAAATCTTCACAAAGTTGATCACCAGTAGGATGTGTGGGTTAATGAAGAAGTTAATATCTTCTCAGCAGGCTGCTTATGTTCATGGGAGAAGCATTCATGAACAAGTAATGCTGGCATCTGAACTTGTGAATGAAATGAAATTtaaaagaagaggaggaaatgtTGGAATCAAGCTTGATATTTCCCAAGCCTATGATACAGTTAGTTGGGAGTTCCTAATTAAAGTTATAAGGAAATATGGATTTTCCTCAGCTTGGTGTGAATGGTTGATTACTCTATTCAGATCAGCAAGAATTTCAGTGATGGTCAATGGTGGTCCATGTGGTTTTTTTCAAGTTGAGAGGGGATTAAGGCAGGGAGACCCATATCTCCAATTTTGTTTGTGTTAA
- the LOC113273290 gene encoding uncharacterized protein LOC113273290: MVWVRFPGLGLEFWSEKILFNIYQEIGTSIKIDNATANCEVGYYANVLVEIDFAQYIPSKVWIGTKYGGFFQDVLIPDCPKFCSHCKIVGHLNSECNFEKQRRFDTQNVNQVQTPNVNQPVSVSNTGETNGVQQVKFSPLKNVENGCIPEAIIQEVPKVVEVVQNEDVNIIKFVDGTNGTIVNVPVQITSWANVLEKKMVTSNASASTAASPANQSKPQVISVSSQMITVSVGDVLVSGVHAHVNLVQRRFLWSEMKLISDLNKPWIILGDFNAILSQDEKIGDKSPNRNSILEVSDCLNQCELIQAPKNGLNYTWSNRQQGSKRILCTLDRVVFNQKWIQLYGDWGYKVGMRIVSDHAPLLGGCASIPKPQNVPRIFQKMWLSHPNFLNVVADCWANSVVGDPAFRFLQKLKNLNKVLNDWNWQVFGNVHVKIKEDEDRVKLDTQISYSNPFDEEALQELVKAQNDHASREAQENTLLRKKSRVKWIKEG; encoded by the exons ATGGTGTGGGTTCGTTTTCCAGGTTTGGGTCTGGAATTTTGGAGTGAGAAAATATTGTTCAATATCTATCAAGAAATTGGGACTTCAATCAAAATTGATAATGCTACTGCAAATTGTGAAGTTGGTTATTATGCTAATGTATTGGTGGAAATTGATTTTGCTCAATATATTCCTAGTAAAGTATGGATTGGAACTAAATATGGGGGTTTCTTTCAGGATGTCCTGATTCCAGATTGTCCAAAGTTCTGCTCTCATTGTAAAATTGTAGGACATTTAAACTCTGAGTGTAATTTTGAGAAGCAAAGAAGGTTTGATACTCAAAATGTTAATCAGGTTCAGACTCCAAATGTTAATCAG CCAGTAAGTGTTAGTAATACAGGTGAAACAAATGGGGTTCAACAAGTTAAATTCAGTCCTTTAAAGAATGTGGAAAATGGTTGTATTCCAGAAGCAATAATACAGGAAGTTCCTAAAGTAGTAGAGGTTGTGCAGAATGAAGATGTGAATATTATCAAATTTGTGGATGGAACAAATGGAACAATTGTTAATGTGCCAGTGCAAATTACTTCTTGGGCCAATGTATTAGAGAAGAAAATGGTTACTTCTAATGCTAGTGCATCTACTGCTGCCAGTCCTGCTAATCAATCAAAG CCACAAGTTATTTCAGTATCAAGCCAAATGATTACAGTTTCTGTTGGTGATGTGTTAGTTTCTGGAGTACATGCTCATGTTAATTTGGTTCAAAGAAGGTTCTTATGGTCTGAAATGAAGCTAATAAGTGATTTAAACAAACCATGGATTATACTTGGGGACTTTAATGCAATTTTATCTCAAGATGAGAAAATTGGTGATAAATCTCCTAACAGAAATTCAATTTTAGAAGTCAGTGACTGcttaaatcagtgtgagttaATCCAAGCTCCTAAAAATGGGTTGAATTATACATGGTCTAATAGACAACAAGGAAGTAAGAGAATTTTGTGTACTTTAGACAGAGTAGTTTTTAATCAAAAATGGATACAATTGTATGGGGATTGGGGGTATAAAGTTGGTATGAGAATAGTGTCAGATCATGCTCCTCTACTAGGTGGATGTGCAAGCATTCCAAAACCTCAAAATGTTCCAAGAATATTTCAGAAAATGTGGCTTAGTCATCCTAATTTCTTGAATGTAGTTGCAGATTGTTGGGCAAATTCAGTAGTTGGTGATCCTGCTTTTCGGTTTCTACAAAAATTGAAGAATTTAAATAAGGTTTTAAATGATTGGAATTGGCAGGTGTTTGGAAATGTTCATGTCAaaataaaagaagatgaagatagagTTAAATTGGATACTCAAATTTCATATAGTAATCCATTTGATGAGGAGGCTCTTCAAGAATTAGTAAAAGCTCAAAATGATCATGCTAGTAGAGAAGCTCAAGAAAATACTTTATTAAGGAAAAAATCCAGGGTTAAATGGATTAAAGAAGGATGA